In Paludibaculum fermentans, the genomic stretch GGGTCGTAGGGGCTGTGCGGCCTCGCAAAGCTGACTTTCAAAAAGAACGGCTGCGGCCTCTGGTACGACTCCAGGAACCGCACGGCGCAGTCGGCGGTCCAGGTTGTCGGATGCAGGCGCTCCGGCAGCACGTACGGCTTGGCCGTGTTGTCGTTCCAGCCGATGCCCGTGGCGTCGGGACTGAGATTCGGAGCCTCGGACGCAAACCAGGCGCGGTAGTCGCTCTGGAAGTCCGGTGATTCCACGCGTCCGCTTTCGTCCAGCAGCGTCTGGTGAAACCCATGCAGATTGCGCTGCGGCGCCCAATGCATCTTGCCGATGCCGGTTGTGTAGTAGCCGGCCTCGCGCAGGACACGCGGACCTTCCACCGGATACTTGCGTGCCACTTCACCATAGCCGAGCATGCCGTGCCGCCACGGCGACATTCCGGTCAACAGACCGGCGCGGGCCGGCGTGCATGTCGGCGTGGATGAGTACGCGTGCCTGAATCGGACCCCGTCGCGGGCCAGCGCATCCAGATTGGGCGTGCCCACCGCCGCGTTGCCGTCGCAGCCCATCCAATCGGCACGATGCTGATCGCTCATCAACAGCAGCAGGTTGGGTTTGGAGCGGGATAGCCCCTGCAGAAACGCAGGCGCGGTGAGCAGGGTCCGGCGCGAGAGCATTTCTCTACTCTAGCCCGTCACCACTCGACGGCCACGCCGATTTCCAGCGGCCAGATTTCGGCGTCCACGTGCCCTTGGATCAGCTCAGCCAAATCCGCCGGCCGTCCAATCAACGGAGGGAACGTCCCGAAATGCATCGGGATCACTTTCTTTGCCTTGACCAGCCGGCACGCCACGGCCGCTTCTTTGGGACCCATGGTGAACAGGTCGCCAATGGGCAGGAAGGCGAGCTCCGGCTCATAGATCTCCGCGATCAGCGCCATGTCTGAAAACACGGCCGTGTCGCCGGCGAAGTAGATCCGCCGCCCATCGGGCAACGTCACGACGAAACCGGCCGCGTCGCCGCCATAGAGAATCCGGCCCTCGTCGCTGATGCCGCAGGAGTGCACGGCATGCGTCATGGTCACCCGCAGCGGCCCGGCTTCCTGTGACCCGCCTTTGTTCATGCCGCAGGCGTTCTCCACGCCCTTCGACTCCAGCCAGTGGCAGATTTCGTAGTTCGAAATCACCTTTGGCTTGTGTTTCCGGGCCAGCGGCACAGCATCGGCGATATGGTCGAAATGCCCGTGCGTGACGAGCATCGTGTCGATCTTCTCGAACTCAAAGCCTGCGGGGAACGAGGGATTTCCCCCCACCCAGGGATCGATGACGATGAGCTCGCCGCTATCCAGCTTCCATTGAAACGTGCCATGCCCAAGCCACGTGATTTCGATCATGGGGACTATTTTAGTGAAACTCGCGGCTCACTGCCGCTCGTACTTCACCGTCGTCCAGACTTCCGCCAGGTCGTGCCCGCGTAGCGCTTTGTCGAGTTGGGCGCGGCCGGAATCCACGTGCAGCATCAGGCGGCCCGTGTCCAGCGCATAGAGCTTGAACTGGTAGCGGTGCGGACCATGCCCCACCGGCGGCATCGGCCCGCCATAGCCTTCCTTGCCGAAATCGTTCACCCCGCTGGTGCCCAGGCTGCCCGGCAGAAAACCCTCCGGCAAGCCGTGCAGCGCTCCCGGAATGTCCCAGAGCAGCCAGTGAGTCCAGGTCCCGGCGGGAGCATCCGGATCGTCGACGATCATCGCAAAGCTCCTGGTGCCGGGCGGCGCGTCTTCCCACTCAATGGCTGGGGCAATGTCATCGCCTTCGCCGGTGTGACGCTTAGGCATCGTTCCGCCTTCATCGCAGGCGAGAACTCGAACTCGGAACGCCATACTTACCTCCTGT encodes the following:
- a CDS encoding metal-dependent hydrolase, giving the protein MIEITWLGHGTFQWKLDSGELIVIDPWVGGNPSFPAGFEFEKIDTMLVTHGHFDHIADAVPLARKHKPKVISNYEICHWLESKGVENACGMNKGGSQEAGPLRVTMTHAVHSCGISDEGRILYGGDAAGFVVTLPDGRRIYFAGDTAVFSDMALIAEIYEPELAFLPIGDLFTMGPKEAAVACRLVKAKKVIPMHFGTFPPLIGRPADLAELIQGHVDAEIWPLEIGVAVEW
- a CDS encoding YbhB/YbcL family Raf kinase inhibitor-like protein, which gives rise to MAFRVRVLACDEGGTMPKRHTGEGDDIAPAIEWEDAPPGTRSFAMIVDDPDAPAGTWTHWLLWDIPGALHGLPEGFLPGSLGTSGVNDFGKEGYGGPMPPVGHGPHRYQFKLYALDTGRLMLHVDSGRAQLDKALRGHDLAEVWTTVKYERQ